A genomic region of Homalodisca vitripennis isolate AUS2020 chromosome 5, UT_GWSS_2.1, whole genome shotgun sequence contains the following coding sequences:
- the LOC124363574 gene encoding piggyBac transposable element-derived protein 2-like: MDLIADSMPLKRFEKIKRFLHFVDNDKIPDDNKDFFIKVRPVIEALNETFQTCMSPPEFLAVDEAIIPFKGRSRAKQYLKKKPKKWGFKSWVLAASNGYVCKFEMYQGKRQESTSDMGVISDTVLRLCSHISGKNHKLFLDNLFTNYKLLKILKGKGIEVVGVFRSDRLYGADASLEEPKQFGKMKRGSMNVVTSEDNITIVQWKDTGIVYVGSTFAGIQPTDLVRRWDKTEKNMSW; encoded by the coding sequence ATGGACCTCATAGCTGATTCAATGCCACTGAAGAGATTCgaaaaaattaaacgtttcttGCATTTTGTGGACAATGACAAAATTCCTGATGACAACAAAGATTTTTTCATCAAAGTTCGACCCGTGATTGAAGCCcttaatgaaacatttcaaacatgCATGTCTCCCCCAGAATTTCTTGCTGTAGACGAGGCCATAATTCCATTCAAGGGTAGATCAAGAGCTAAGCAGTACTTgaagaaaaaacccaaaaagtgGGGTTTTAAATCCTGGGTGCTAGCTGCTTCCAACGGATATGTCTGTAAGTTTGAAATGTACCAGGGAAAGAGGCAAGAATCTACGTCTGATATGGGTGTTATAAGTGATACTGTGTTGAGACTGTGTTCTCATATCAGTGGAAAAAATCACAAATTGTTTTTGGACAACCTGTTCACCAACTACAAATTGCTCAAAATATTGAAAGGCAAAGGCATTGAGGTTGTTGGCGTTTTTCGTAGTGACAGACTGTATGGAGCAGATGCAAGCTTGGAAGAACCCAAACAATTTGGTAAAATGAAAAGAGGCTCAATGAATGTTGTTACATCTGAAGACAACATAACAATTGTCCAGTGGAAGGACACAGGAATTGTTTATGTTGGCTCAACGTTTGCGGGCATACAGCCAACAGACCTAGTTAGAAGATGGGACAAGACAGAAAAAAACATGTCATGGTAG